The Cucumis melo cultivar AY chromosome 9, USDA_Cmelo_AY_1.0, whole genome shotgun sequence genome includes the window aaatcttattttaaaaaattaatgagATTTTGAGACTGTTTGTGtaaaattttttgtttaatttttttagaaagaaaacaaaaggatTATCCATACAATTTTACCATTTAGAAATTAGTTGGGAATTTAAAAGAAACCACGAGAAGCAGCTATCAACCAAATTGTTCAATGTGGACTCCAGAGATCAATTGAATTTATAGATCCTTCTAAGTACTTACGTCCCAAACTGACGGTTCGTCGATGAAGTTCCAACTCCCATGGCGGAACCAACTAACTTAAAAAATCTTGCGGCCTTCACTTTCCTTTCTAAATTAATTACTTCCCGCCAATTAAGATTCTCCCCAAGTTCTTGTTTTCGTGTTTGTGAGCTTCAAATTCTTCTACGACCGACTCAGGGTCATGAGCTTAGCTCCTACCCTGTTCTTGCGGCAGCATTTAAACACATGCTCCAAAAATCTTTACTTTGCCATATCTTCAGACCAAGCAAAACTCCTTTCTCTATTGGAATCGTGCAATGGGACTACAAAAATCTCCCAAATCCACTGCTACATGGTCAAGACTGCTTTTGATCTCGTCCCTTTCACGTTGAGCAAACTTCTTGCTTCTGCCATATTAGATATCAAGTATGCAGCTTCCATTTTCAGGGAGATACGAAACCCAAATCTCTTTATGTTCAATACTATGCTACGAGGCTATTCTAATAGCAATGAGTCAAAACAAGCTTTTGTTATTTTCAATGACCTTAGGAATCAGGACTTTTTGCCTGATCGGTTTTCTTTTATAACAACTCTTAAAGCTTGCGTTCGTGAATTGGCAATTGATGTTGGACAGGGAATTCATGGGATTGTTCTTAAATCTGGGCATGGTTCATTCAATGATGTTAacaatatacttgtacatttttaCTGTAATTGTGGTCAAATTAAAGATGCCCATAAACTATTTGATGAAATTCCTCAGAGAAATGATTTGGTTTCATGGAACACTTTGATGGATGGTTATGTTCGTGCACCTCAGCCCACTGTTGTTTTAGATCTTTTTAGACAAATGTGTAGGAGAGGTTTGATAGCCAATACGCTTACACTTTTATCTGTCTCATCTGCTGTGGGTGATGTTGGGAATACCATGGATGGAAGGTCTCTTTACGGACATTGTGTCAAGTTGGGTTTAGGTTCTAATCTCCATGTAGTTACATGTTTGATTGATATGTATGGAAAGTTTGGTGATGTGGACGAAGCAGGAAAGATTTTTGATGAAGTTGCTGAGAAAGATGTTATTCTGTGGAACTGTTTGATAGATAACTACGCCAAAAATGGGTTGATAAAAAAAGCAGTAGCTTCATTACATCTCATGAAACTTGAAGGAATGAAACCCAATTCATCCACATTGGCAGGTTTAATCTCAGCTTGTGCTACCTCTGGTGCTGTCAGTACAGGTAAATACCTTGCCAAATATGCAGAGAAGGAAGGATTGGATCTAGATGTCTTTCTTGGAACGACTCTAATTGGTATGTATGCTAAATTTGGGTTCCTAGACAAGGCAATTGACATTTTTGATAAGATGAAGGATAAAGATGTAAAAACTTGGGCGGCGATGATAACTGGTTACGGAGCTCATGGGCAGGCAAGTAAGGCTATGGAAACTTCGTATAGGATGGAGGAGGAGGGTTTTCGGCCGAATGAGATAACATTCTTAGCAGTCTTGAATGCTTATAGTCATGGAGGCATGGTCGCAGAGGGGCTGAAATGTTTCAAAAGAATGGTGTATGAATATGAGATAACACCAAAGATTGAGCACTATGGATGTATTATTG containing:
- the LOC103504696 gene encoding pentatricopeptide repeat-containing protein At1g26900, mitochondrial, which gives rise to MSLAPTLFLRQHLNTCSKNLYFAISSDQAKLLSLLESCNGTTKISQIHCYMVKTAFDLVPFTLSKLLASAILDIKYAASIFREIRNPNLFMFNTMLRGYSNSNESKQAFVIFNDLRNQDFLPDRFSFITTLKACVRELAIDVGQGIHGIVLKSGHGSFNDVNNILVHFYCNCGQIKDAHKLFDEIPQRNDLVSWNTLMDGYVRAPQPTVVLDLFRQMCRRGLIANTLTLLSVSSAVGDVGNTMDGRSLYGHCVKLGLGSNLHVVTCLIDMYGKFGDVDEAGKIFDEVAEKDVILWNCLIDNYAKNGLIKKAVASLHLMKLEGMKPNSSTLAGLISACATSGAVSTGKYLAKYAEKEGLDLDVFLGTTLIGMYAKFGFLDKAIDIFDKMKDKDVKTWAAMITGYGAHGQASKAMETSYRMEEEGFRPNEITFLAVLNAYSHGGMVAEGLKCFKRMVYEYEITPKIEHYGCIIDLLGRAGLLEEAHNLLKSLPSKGDITGWRTLLASCRVYGDVELGETVKRMLVDLNDEHPADSMLLSSTYAIAGRLSDYTQYQQSKEGNKVKEANGSSRMQIEKAKKEAGCSVIEMESLC